A window of the Penaeus monodon isolate SGIC_2016 chromosome 11, NSTDA_Pmon_1, whole genome shotgun sequence genome harbors these coding sequences:
- the LOC119578839 gene encoding bifunctional 3'-phosphoadenosine 5'-phosphosulfate synthase-like isoform X5 — MSYNRLLYNYKATNVTYQNNHVTRNKRGQILGQRGGFRGCTVWFTGLSGAGKTTVSFALEEYLVSRGIPAYCLDGDNMRHGLNKNLGFSDEDREENIRRVAEVAKLFADSGVVALCSFVSPFTKDREQARKIHEDSGLRFFEVFVDTPLEVCEQRDVKGLYKKARAGIIKGFTGIDSQYEKPEAPNVVLKTAQCTVDECVQQVLEILQEWSIIPEAVRDNLKELFVPENKLTAAKTEAESLPSVNITKLDLQWVQVLSEGWASPLNGFMRENEFLQCQHFGCLLDYGITNQSIPIVLPVHTSDKEQLDGCSAFTLRYDGRAVAIIRKPEFYEHRKEERCARQFGTTCKDHPYIKMILESGDWLCGGDIEVLERIRWNDGLDEYRLTPMELRAKFQQMGADAVFAFQLRNPVHNGHALLMQDTRRQLLERGYHNPVLLLHPLGGWTKDDDVPLKTRMEQHHAVLNEGVLDPASTVLAIFPSPMMYAGPTEVQWHAKARMSTGANFYIVGRDPAGMPHPETKKDIYEATHGRKVLTMAPGLTQLEIIPFRVAAYDKVASRMAFFDPARKEEFEFISGTKMRTLARTGENPPDGFMAPSAWKILSTYYQSLSKA, encoded by the exons ATGTCTTACAACCGTCTTCTCTATAATTAC AAGGCGACCAATGTCACGTACCAGAACAACCATGTGACCAGGAACAAGCGAGGCCAGATCCTCGGCCAGCGAGGAGGATTCCGAGGATGCACGGTGTGGTTCACGGGCCTCTCCGGCGCAG GCAAGACCACGGTGAGCTTTGCCCTGGAGGAGTACCTGGTGTCGCGCGGCATCCCGGCCTACTGCCTCGACGGCGACAACATGCGCCACGGCCTGAACAAGAACCTGGGCTTCAGCGACGAGGACCGCGAGGAGAACATCCGCCGAGTGGCCGAGGTCGCCAAGCTGTTCGCCGACTCCGGGGTGGTGGCGCTGTGCTCCTTCGTGTCGCCCTTCACCAAG GATCGCGAGCAAGCACGAAAAATTCATGAAGATTCAGGCCTAAGATTCTTTGAAGTGTTTGTGGACACACCCTTGGAGGTGTGTGAACAGAGGGATGTGAAGGGATTGTACAAGAAGGCAAGAGCTGGTATCATTAAAG GTTTCACTGGTATTGACTCTCAGTATGAGAAACCCGAAGCTCCTAATGTAGTATTGAAGACAGCACAGTGTACAGTGGATGAATGTGTGCAGCAAGTACTGGAAATCTTACAGGAATGG agCATAATTCCTGAGGCAGTAAGAGATAACCTGAAGGAGCTCTTTGTCCCAGAGAACAAACTGACAGCAGCCAAAACAGAAGCCGAGTCTCTCCCTTCAGTTAACATAACCAAGCTAGACTTACAGTGGGtgcaggtcctctctgagggatggGCTTCTCCCCTGAATGGATttatgagagagaatgaatttTTACAG tgCCAACATTTTGGTTGTTTGCTAGATTATGGAATTACAAATCAGTCCATTCCTATTGTGCTGCCTGTTCATACAAGTGATAAGGAGCAGTTAGATGGTTGCTCAGCCTTCACTCTGCGATATGATGGAAGGGCTGTTGCTATTATCAGGAAACCCGAATTCTATGAACATCGCAAAGAGGAGAGGTGTGCTCGCCAgtttg GAACAACTTGCAAGGATCACCCCTACATTAAGATGATCCTTGAGTCTGGGGACTGGCTTTGCGGAGGGGATATTGAGGTCCTAGAAAGGATCAG GTGGAATGATGGTTTGGATGAATACCGTCTGACGCCCATGGAACTCAGGGCTAAGTTCCAGCAGATGGGTGCCGATGCTGTGTTTGCCTTCCAGCTGCGAAACCCTGTACACAATGGACATGCCCTGTTGATGCAG GATACACGCCGTCAGCTTTTAGAGCGTGGTTACCACAACCCTGTGTTGCTCCTTCACCCTCTTGGTGGCTGGACCAAAGATGATGATGTGCCCCTGAAAACACGCATGGAACAGCATCATGCTG TACTAAATGAGGGAGTGTTGGATCCAGCATCTACTGTCCTGGCCATCTTCCCTTCGCCCATGATGTATGCAGGACCAACTGAAGTGCAGTGGCATGCCAAGGCTCGTATGTCAACAGGTGCCAACTTCTACATTGTAGGTCGTGATCCTGCTGGCATGCCTCACCCTGAGACTAAAAAAGATATCTATGAAGCCACCCATGGTCGCAAGGTCCTCACCATGGCCCCTGGACTGACACAGCTAGAGATCATTCCTTTCCGAGTGGCAGCTTATGACAAGGTGGCAAGCAGGATGGCCTTCTTTGACCCAGCTCGCAAAGAGGAATTTGAGTTCATCTCTGGCACAAAGATGCGCACATTAGCTCGCACTGGAGAAAATCCTCCTGATGGTTTCATGGCTCCATCAGCATGGAAGATTCTTAGCACATATTATCAGAGTCTGAGCAAGGCATGA
- the LOC119578839 gene encoding bifunctional 3'-phosphoadenosine 5'-phosphosulfate synthase-like isoform X2 produces MSTIDCKKQKTSLQKATNVTYQNNHVTRNKRGQILGQRGGFRGCTVWFTGLSGAGKTTVSFALEEYLVSRGIPAYCLDGDNMRHGLNKNLGFSDEDREENIRRVAEVAKLFADSGVVALCSFVSPFTKDREQARKIHEDSGLRFFEVFVDTPLEVCEQRDVKGLYKKARAGIIKGFTGIDSQYEKPEAPNVVLKTAQCTVDECVQQVLEILQEWSIIPEAVRDNLKELFVPENKLTAAKTEAESLPSVNITKLDLQWVQVLSEGWASPLNGFMRENEFLQCQHFGCLLDYGITNQSIPIVLPVHTSDKEQLDGCSAFTLRYDGRAVAIIRKPEFYEHRKEERCARQFGTTCKDHPYIKMILESGDWLCGGDIEVLERIRWNDGLDEYRLTPMELRAKFQQMGADAVFAFQLRNPVHNGHALLMQDTRRQLLERGYHNPVLLLHPLGGWTKDDDVPLKTRMEQHHAVLNEGVLDPASTVLAIFPSPMMYAGPTEVQWHAKARMSTGANFYIVGRDPAGMPHPETKKDIYEATHGRKVLTMAPGLTQLEIIPFRVAAYDKVASRMAFFDPARKEEFEFISGTKMRTLARTGENPPDGFMAPSAWKILSTYYQSLSKA; encoded by the exons TCTTTGCAGAAGGCGACCAATGTCACGTACCAGAACAACCATGTGACCAGGAACAAGCGAGGCCAGATCCTCGGCCAGCGAGGAGGATTCCGAGGATGCACGGTGTGGTTCACGGGCCTCTCCGGCGCAG GCAAGACCACGGTGAGCTTTGCCCTGGAGGAGTACCTGGTGTCGCGCGGCATCCCGGCCTACTGCCTCGACGGCGACAACATGCGCCACGGCCTGAACAAGAACCTGGGCTTCAGCGACGAGGACCGCGAGGAGAACATCCGCCGAGTGGCCGAGGTCGCCAAGCTGTTCGCCGACTCCGGGGTGGTGGCGCTGTGCTCCTTCGTGTCGCCCTTCACCAAG GATCGCGAGCAAGCACGAAAAATTCATGAAGATTCAGGCCTAAGATTCTTTGAAGTGTTTGTGGACACACCCTTGGAGGTGTGTGAACAGAGGGATGTGAAGGGATTGTACAAGAAGGCAAGAGCTGGTATCATTAAAG GTTTCACTGGTATTGACTCTCAGTATGAGAAACCCGAAGCTCCTAATGTAGTATTGAAGACAGCACAGTGTACAGTGGATGAATGTGTGCAGCAAGTACTGGAAATCTTACAGGAATGG agCATAATTCCTGAGGCAGTAAGAGATAACCTGAAGGAGCTCTTTGTCCCAGAGAACAAACTGACAGCAGCCAAAACAGAAGCCGAGTCTCTCCCTTCAGTTAACATAACCAAGCTAGACTTACAGTGGGtgcaggtcctctctgagggatggGCTTCTCCCCTGAATGGATttatgagagagaatgaatttTTACAG tgCCAACATTTTGGTTGTTTGCTAGATTATGGAATTACAAATCAGTCCATTCCTATTGTGCTGCCTGTTCATACAAGTGATAAGGAGCAGTTAGATGGTTGCTCAGCCTTCACTCTGCGATATGATGGAAGGGCTGTTGCTATTATCAGGAAACCCGAATTCTATGAACATCGCAAAGAGGAGAGGTGTGCTCGCCAgtttg GAACAACTTGCAAGGATCACCCCTACATTAAGATGATCCTTGAGTCTGGGGACTGGCTTTGCGGAGGGGATATTGAGGTCCTAGAAAGGATCAG GTGGAATGATGGTTTGGATGAATACCGTCTGACGCCCATGGAACTCAGGGCTAAGTTCCAGCAGATGGGTGCCGATGCTGTGTTTGCCTTCCAGCTGCGAAACCCTGTACACAATGGACATGCCCTGTTGATGCAG GATACACGCCGTCAGCTTTTAGAGCGTGGTTACCACAACCCTGTGTTGCTCCTTCACCCTCTTGGTGGCTGGACCAAAGATGATGATGTGCCCCTGAAAACACGCATGGAACAGCATCATGCTG TACTAAATGAGGGAGTGTTGGATCCAGCATCTACTGTCCTGGCCATCTTCCCTTCGCCCATGATGTATGCAGGACCAACTGAAGTGCAGTGGCATGCCAAGGCTCGTATGTCAACAGGTGCCAACTTCTACATTGTAGGTCGTGATCCTGCTGGCATGCCTCACCCTGAGACTAAAAAAGATATCTATGAAGCCACCCATGGTCGCAAGGTCCTCACCATGGCCCCTGGACTGACACAGCTAGAGATCATTCCTTTCCGAGTGGCAGCTTATGACAAGGTGGCAAGCAGGATGGCCTTCTTTGACCCAGCTCGCAAAGAGGAATTTGAGTTCATCTCTGGCACAAAGATGCGCACATTAGCTCGCACTGGAGAAAATCCTCCTGATGGTTTCATGGCTCCATCAGCATGGAAGATTCTTAGCACATATTATCAGAGTCTGAGCAAGGCATGA
- the LOC119578839 gene encoding bifunctional 3'-phosphoadenosine 5'-phosphosulfate synthase-like isoform X3, with the protein MSTIDCKKQKTKATNVTYQNNHVTRNKRGQILGQRGGFRGCTVWFTGLSGAGKTTVSFALEEYLVSRGIPAYCLDGDNMRHGLNKNLGFSDEDREENIRRVAEVAKLFADSGVVALCSFVSPFTKDREQARKIHEDSGLRFFEVFVDTPLEVCEQRDVKGLYKKARAGIIKGFTGIDSQYEKPEAPNVVLKTAQCTVDECVQQVLEILQEWSIIPEAVRDNLKELFVPENKLTAAKTEAESLPSVNITKLDLQWVQVLSEGWASPLNGFMRENEFLQCQHFGCLLDYGITNQSIPIVLPVHTSDKEQLDGCSAFTLRYDGRAVAIIRKPEFYEHRKEERCARQFGTTCKDHPYIKMILESGDWLCGGDIEVLERIRWNDGLDEYRLTPMELRAKFQQMGADAVFAFQLRNPVHNGHALLMQDTRRQLLERGYHNPVLLLHPLGGWTKDDDVPLKTRMEQHHAVLNEGVLDPASTVLAIFPSPMMYAGPTEVQWHAKARMSTGANFYIVGRDPAGMPHPETKKDIYEATHGRKVLTMAPGLTQLEIIPFRVAAYDKVASRMAFFDPARKEEFEFISGTKMRTLARTGENPPDGFMAPSAWKILSTYYQSLSKA; encoded by the exons AAGGCGACCAATGTCACGTACCAGAACAACCATGTGACCAGGAACAAGCGAGGCCAGATCCTCGGCCAGCGAGGAGGATTCCGAGGATGCACGGTGTGGTTCACGGGCCTCTCCGGCGCAG GCAAGACCACGGTGAGCTTTGCCCTGGAGGAGTACCTGGTGTCGCGCGGCATCCCGGCCTACTGCCTCGACGGCGACAACATGCGCCACGGCCTGAACAAGAACCTGGGCTTCAGCGACGAGGACCGCGAGGAGAACATCCGCCGAGTGGCCGAGGTCGCCAAGCTGTTCGCCGACTCCGGGGTGGTGGCGCTGTGCTCCTTCGTGTCGCCCTTCACCAAG GATCGCGAGCAAGCACGAAAAATTCATGAAGATTCAGGCCTAAGATTCTTTGAAGTGTTTGTGGACACACCCTTGGAGGTGTGTGAACAGAGGGATGTGAAGGGATTGTACAAGAAGGCAAGAGCTGGTATCATTAAAG GTTTCACTGGTATTGACTCTCAGTATGAGAAACCCGAAGCTCCTAATGTAGTATTGAAGACAGCACAGTGTACAGTGGATGAATGTGTGCAGCAAGTACTGGAAATCTTACAGGAATGG agCATAATTCCTGAGGCAGTAAGAGATAACCTGAAGGAGCTCTTTGTCCCAGAGAACAAACTGACAGCAGCCAAAACAGAAGCCGAGTCTCTCCCTTCAGTTAACATAACCAAGCTAGACTTACAGTGGGtgcaggtcctctctgagggatggGCTTCTCCCCTGAATGGATttatgagagagaatgaatttTTACAG tgCCAACATTTTGGTTGTTTGCTAGATTATGGAATTACAAATCAGTCCATTCCTATTGTGCTGCCTGTTCATACAAGTGATAAGGAGCAGTTAGATGGTTGCTCAGCCTTCACTCTGCGATATGATGGAAGGGCTGTTGCTATTATCAGGAAACCCGAATTCTATGAACATCGCAAAGAGGAGAGGTGTGCTCGCCAgtttg GAACAACTTGCAAGGATCACCCCTACATTAAGATGATCCTTGAGTCTGGGGACTGGCTTTGCGGAGGGGATATTGAGGTCCTAGAAAGGATCAG GTGGAATGATGGTTTGGATGAATACCGTCTGACGCCCATGGAACTCAGGGCTAAGTTCCAGCAGATGGGTGCCGATGCTGTGTTTGCCTTCCAGCTGCGAAACCCTGTACACAATGGACATGCCCTGTTGATGCAG GATACACGCCGTCAGCTTTTAGAGCGTGGTTACCACAACCCTGTGTTGCTCCTTCACCCTCTTGGTGGCTGGACCAAAGATGATGATGTGCCCCTGAAAACACGCATGGAACAGCATCATGCTG TACTAAATGAGGGAGTGTTGGATCCAGCATCTACTGTCCTGGCCATCTTCCCTTCGCCCATGATGTATGCAGGACCAACTGAAGTGCAGTGGCATGCCAAGGCTCGTATGTCAACAGGTGCCAACTTCTACATTGTAGGTCGTGATCCTGCTGGCATGCCTCACCCTGAGACTAAAAAAGATATCTATGAAGCCACCCATGGTCGCAAGGTCCTCACCATGGCCCCTGGACTGACACAGCTAGAGATCATTCCTTTCCGAGTGGCAGCTTATGACAAGGTGGCAAGCAGGATGGCCTTCTTTGACCCAGCTCGCAAAGAGGAATTTGAGTTCATCTCTGGCACAAAGATGCGCACATTAGCTCGCACTGGAGAAAATCCTCCTGATGGTTTCATGGCTCCATCAGCATGGAAGATTCTTAGCACATATTATCAGAGTCTGAGCAAGGCATGA
- the LOC119578839 gene encoding bifunctional 3'-phosphoadenosine 5'-phosphosulfate synthase-like isoform X4 produces MAQKATNVTYQNNHVTRNKRGQILGQRGGFRGCTVWFTGLSGAGKTTVSFALEEYLVSRGIPAYCLDGDNMRHGLNKNLGFSDEDREENIRRVAEVAKLFADSGVVALCSFVSPFTKDREQARKIHEDSGLRFFEVFVDTPLEVCEQRDVKGLYKKARAGIIKGFTGIDSQYEKPEAPNVVLKTAQCTVDECVQQVLEILQEWSIIPEAVRDNLKELFVPENKLTAAKTEAESLPSVNITKLDLQWVQVLSEGWASPLNGFMRENEFLQCQHFGCLLDYGITNQSIPIVLPVHTSDKEQLDGCSAFTLRYDGRAVAIIRKPEFYEHRKEERCARQFGTTCKDHPYIKMILESGDWLCGGDIEVLERIRWNDGLDEYRLTPMELRAKFQQMGADAVFAFQLRNPVHNGHALLMQDTRRQLLERGYHNPVLLLHPLGGWTKDDDVPLKTRMEQHHAVLNEGVLDPASTVLAIFPSPMMYAGPTEVQWHAKARMSTGANFYIVGRDPAGMPHPETKKDIYEATHGRKVLTMAPGLTQLEIIPFRVAAYDKVASRMAFFDPARKEEFEFISGTKMRTLARTGENPPDGFMAPSAWKILSTYYQSLSKA; encoded by the exons AAGGCGACCAATGTCACGTACCAGAACAACCATGTGACCAGGAACAAGCGAGGCCAGATCCTCGGCCAGCGAGGAGGATTCCGAGGATGCACGGTGTGGTTCACGGGCCTCTCCGGCGCAG GCAAGACCACGGTGAGCTTTGCCCTGGAGGAGTACCTGGTGTCGCGCGGCATCCCGGCCTACTGCCTCGACGGCGACAACATGCGCCACGGCCTGAACAAGAACCTGGGCTTCAGCGACGAGGACCGCGAGGAGAACATCCGCCGAGTGGCCGAGGTCGCCAAGCTGTTCGCCGACTCCGGGGTGGTGGCGCTGTGCTCCTTCGTGTCGCCCTTCACCAAG GATCGCGAGCAAGCACGAAAAATTCATGAAGATTCAGGCCTAAGATTCTTTGAAGTGTTTGTGGACACACCCTTGGAGGTGTGTGAACAGAGGGATGTGAAGGGATTGTACAAGAAGGCAAGAGCTGGTATCATTAAAG GTTTCACTGGTATTGACTCTCAGTATGAGAAACCCGAAGCTCCTAATGTAGTATTGAAGACAGCACAGTGTACAGTGGATGAATGTGTGCAGCAAGTACTGGAAATCTTACAGGAATGG agCATAATTCCTGAGGCAGTAAGAGATAACCTGAAGGAGCTCTTTGTCCCAGAGAACAAACTGACAGCAGCCAAAACAGAAGCCGAGTCTCTCCCTTCAGTTAACATAACCAAGCTAGACTTACAGTGGGtgcaggtcctctctgagggatggGCTTCTCCCCTGAATGGATttatgagagagaatgaatttTTACAG tgCCAACATTTTGGTTGTTTGCTAGATTATGGAATTACAAATCAGTCCATTCCTATTGTGCTGCCTGTTCATACAAGTGATAAGGAGCAGTTAGATGGTTGCTCAGCCTTCACTCTGCGATATGATGGAAGGGCTGTTGCTATTATCAGGAAACCCGAATTCTATGAACATCGCAAAGAGGAGAGGTGTGCTCGCCAgtttg GAACAACTTGCAAGGATCACCCCTACATTAAGATGATCCTTGAGTCTGGGGACTGGCTTTGCGGAGGGGATATTGAGGTCCTAGAAAGGATCAG GTGGAATGATGGTTTGGATGAATACCGTCTGACGCCCATGGAACTCAGGGCTAAGTTCCAGCAGATGGGTGCCGATGCTGTGTTTGCCTTCCAGCTGCGAAACCCTGTACACAATGGACATGCCCTGTTGATGCAG GATACACGCCGTCAGCTTTTAGAGCGTGGTTACCACAACCCTGTGTTGCTCCTTCACCCTCTTGGTGGCTGGACCAAAGATGATGATGTGCCCCTGAAAACACGCATGGAACAGCATCATGCTG TACTAAATGAGGGAGTGTTGGATCCAGCATCTACTGTCCTGGCCATCTTCCCTTCGCCCATGATGTATGCAGGACCAACTGAAGTGCAGTGGCATGCCAAGGCTCGTATGTCAACAGGTGCCAACTTCTACATTGTAGGTCGTGATCCTGCTGGCATGCCTCACCCTGAGACTAAAAAAGATATCTATGAAGCCACCCATGGTCGCAAGGTCCTCACCATGGCCCCTGGACTGACACAGCTAGAGATCATTCCTTTCCGAGTGGCAGCTTATGACAAGGTGGCAAGCAGGATGGCCTTCTTTGACCCAGCTCGCAAAGAGGAATTTGAGTTCATCTCTGGCACAAAGATGCGCACATTAGCTCGCACTGGAGAAAATCCTCCTGATGGTTTCATGGCTCCATCAGCATGGAAGATTCTTAGCACATATTATCAGAGTCTGAGCAAGGCATGA
- the LOC119578839 gene encoding bifunctional 3'-phosphoadenosine 5'-phosphosulfate synthase-like isoform X1: MLNSRLNLGFYKAQAEKATNVTYQNNHVTRNKRGQILGQRGGFRGCTVWFTGLSGAGKTTVSFALEEYLVSRGIPAYCLDGDNMRHGLNKNLGFSDEDREENIRRVAEVAKLFADSGVVALCSFVSPFTKDREQARKIHEDSGLRFFEVFVDTPLEVCEQRDVKGLYKKARAGIIKGFTGIDSQYEKPEAPNVVLKTAQCTVDECVQQVLEILQEWSIIPEAVRDNLKELFVPENKLTAAKTEAESLPSVNITKLDLQWVQVLSEGWASPLNGFMRENEFLQCQHFGCLLDYGITNQSIPIVLPVHTSDKEQLDGCSAFTLRYDGRAVAIIRKPEFYEHRKEERCARQFGTTCKDHPYIKMILESGDWLCGGDIEVLERIRWNDGLDEYRLTPMELRAKFQQMGADAVFAFQLRNPVHNGHALLMQDTRRQLLERGYHNPVLLLHPLGGWTKDDDVPLKTRMEQHHAVLNEGVLDPASTVLAIFPSPMMYAGPTEVQWHAKARMSTGANFYIVGRDPAGMPHPETKKDIYEATHGRKVLTMAPGLTQLEIIPFRVAAYDKVASRMAFFDPARKEEFEFISGTKMRTLARTGENPPDGFMAPSAWKILSTYYQSLSKA, encoded by the exons AAGGCGACCAATGTCACGTACCAGAACAACCATGTGACCAGGAACAAGCGAGGCCAGATCCTCGGCCAGCGAGGAGGATTCCGAGGATGCACGGTGTGGTTCACGGGCCTCTCCGGCGCAG GCAAGACCACGGTGAGCTTTGCCCTGGAGGAGTACCTGGTGTCGCGCGGCATCCCGGCCTACTGCCTCGACGGCGACAACATGCGCCACGGCCTGAACAAGAACCTGGGCTTCAGCGACGAGGACCGCGAGGAGAACATCCGCCGAGTGGCCGAGGTCGCCAAGCTGTTCGCCGACTCCGGGGTGGTGGCGCTGTGCTCCTTCGTGTCGCCCTTCACCAAG GATCGCGAGCAAGCACGAAAAATTCATGAAGATTCAGGCCTAAGATTCTTTGAAGTGTTTGTGGACACACCCTTGGAGGTGTGTGAACAGAGGGATGTGAAGGGATTGTACAAGAAGGCAAGAGCTGGTATCATTAAAG GTTTCACTGGTATTGACTCTCAGTATGAGAAACCCGAAGCTCCTAATGTAGTATTGAAGACAGCACAGTGTACAGTGGATGAATGTGTGCAGCAAGTACTGGAAATCTTACAGGAATGG agCATAATTCCTGAGGCAGTAAGAGATAACCTGAAGGAGCTCTTTGTCCCAGAGAACAAACTGACAGCAGCCAAAACAGAAGCCGAGTCTCTCCCTTCAGTTAACATAACCAAGCTAGACTTACAGTGGGtgcaggtcctctctgagggatggGCTTCTCCCCTGAATGGATttatgagagagaatgaatttTTACAG tgCCAACATTTTGGTTGTTTGCTAGATTATGGAATTACAAATCAGTCCATTCCTATTGTGCTGCCTGTTCATACAAGTGATAAGGAGCAGTTAGATGGTTGCTCAGCCTTCACTCTGCGATATGATGGAAGGGCTGTTGCTATTATCAGGAAACCCGAATTCTATGAACATCGCAAAGAGGAGAGGTGTGCTCGCCAgtttg GAACAACTTGCAAGGATCACCCCTACATTAAGATGATCCTTGAGTCTGGGGACTGGCTTTGCGGAGGGGATATTGAGGTCCTAGAAAGGATCAG GTGGAATGATGGTTTGGATGAATACCGTCTGACGCCCATGGAACTCAGGGCTAAGTTCCAGCAGATGGGTGCCGATGCTGTGTTTGCCTTCCAGCTGCGAAACCCTGTACACAATGGACATGCCCTGTTGATGCAG GATACACGCCGTCAGCTTTTAGAGCGTGGTTACCACAACCCTGTGTTGCTCCTTCACCCTCTTGGTGGCTGGACCAAAGATGATGATGTGCCCCTGAAAACACGCATGGAACAGCATCATGCTG TACTAAATGAGGGAGTGTTGGATCCAGCATCTACTGTCCTGGCCATCTTCCCTTCGCCCATGATGTATGCAGGACCAACTGAAGTGCAGTGGCATGCCAAGGCTCGTATGTCAACAGGTGCCAACTTCTACATTGTAGGTCGTGATCCTGCTGGCATGCCTCACCCTGAGACTAAAAAAGATATCTATGAAGCCACCCATGGTCGCAAGGTCCTCACCATGGCCCCTGGACTGACACAGCTAGAGATCATTCCTTTCCGAGTGGCAGCTTATGACAAGGTGGCAAGCAGGATGGCCTTCTTTGACCCAGCTCGCAAAGAGGAATTTGAGTTCATCTCTGGCACAAAGATGCGCACATTAGCTCGCACTGGAGAAAATCCTCCTGATGGTTTCATGGCTCCATCAGCATGGAAGATTCTTAGCACATATTATCAGAGTCTGAGCAAGGCATGA
- the LOC119578841 gene encoding probable N-acetyltransferase san isoform X2, with amino-acid sequence MRKGRIELGDVTPHNIKQLKLLNQVVFPVSYNDKFYKDVLEAGELAKLAYYNDMVVGGVCCRVDILDGQRRLYIMTLGCLAPYRRLGIGTKMLEHVLNYVEKEGNFHSIFLHVQVNNDGALDFYKKFGFGVVETKQHYYKRIEPADAHVLQKTLVKS; translated from the exons GGGCCGCATAGAGCTGGGGGATGTAACGCCCCACAACATAAAGCAGCTGAAATTGCTGAACCAGGTGGTTTTCCCAGTGAGTTACAATGACAAGTTTTACAAGGATGTCCTAGAAGCTGGGGAACTGGCAAAGTTAG CATACTACAATGAcatggtggttggtggtgtgtgctgCCGCGTGGACATACTGGACGGCCAGCGACGACTCTACATCATGACTCTTGGCTGCCTTGCCCCCTACCGCCGCCTGGGCATTGGCACAAAGATGCTGGAACATGTTTTAAATTATGTTGAAAAAGAAGGCAATTTTCACTCCATATTCct GCATGTTCAAGTGAATAATGATGGAGCGTTAGATTTCTACAAGAAGTTTGGCTTTGGAGTGGTGGAAACAAAGCAGCACTATTACAAGAGAATTGAGCCTGCAGATGCCCATGTTCTTCAGAAAACCCTTGTCAAATCCTGA
- the LOC119578841 gene encoding N-alpha-acetyltransferase 50-like isoform X1 — MRKPQRQGKLHPPQDDLLSSCCRGRIELGDVTPHNIKQLKLLNQVVFPVSYNDKFYKDVLEAGELAKLAYYNDMVVGGVCCRVDILDGQRRLYIMTLGCLAPYRRLGIGTKMLEHVLNYVEKEGNFHSIFLHVQVNNDGALDFYKKFGFGVVETKQHYYKRIEPADAHVLQKTLVKS; from the exons GCCCCAGAGACAAGGAAAGTTGCATCCTCCTCAAGATGACCTCTTGAGTTCCTGCTGCAG GGGCCGCATAGAGCTGGGGGATGTAACGCCCCACAACATAAAGCAGCTGAAATTGCTGAACCAGGTGGTTTTCCCAGTGAGTTACAATGACAAGTTTTACAAGGATGTCCTAGAAGCTGGGGAACTGGCAAAGTTAG CATACTACAATGAcatggtggttggtggtgtgtgctgCCGCGTGGACATACTGGACGGCCAGCGACGACTCTACATCATGACTCTTGGCTGCCTTGCCCCCTACCGCCGCCTGGGCATTGGCACAAAGATGCTGGAACATGTTTTAAATTATGTTGAAAAAGAAGGCAATTTTCACTCCATATTCct GCATGTTCAAGTGAATAATGATGGAGCGTTAGATTTCTACAAGAAGTTTGGCTTTGGAGTGGTGGAAACAAAGCAGCACTATTACAAGAGAATTGAGCCTGCAGATGCCCATGTTCTTCAGAAAACCCTTGTCAAATCCTGA
- the LOC119578841 gene encoding probable N-acetyltransferase san isoform X3: MVVGGVCCRVDILDGQRRLYIMTLGCLAPYRRLGIGTKMLEHVLNYVEKEGNFHSIFLHVQVNNDGALDFYKKFGFGVVETKQHYYKRIEPADAHVLQKTLVKS; the protein is encoded by the exons atggtggttggtggtgtgtgctgCCGCGTGGACATACTGGACGGCCAGCGACGACTCTACATCATGACTCTTGGCTGCCTTGCCCCCTACCGCCGCCTGGGCATTGGCACAAAGATGCTGGAACATGTTTTAAATTATGTTGAAAAAGAAGGCAATTTTCACTCCATATTCct GCATGTTCAAGTGAATAATGATGGAGCGTTAGATTTCTACAAGAAGTTTGGCTTTGGAGTGGTGGAAACAAAGCAGCACTATTACAAGAGAATTGAGCCTGCAGATGCCCATGTTCTTCAGAAAACCCTTGTCAAATCCTGA